The following are from one region of the Candidatus Methylomirabilota bacterium genome:
- the glyS gene encoding glycine--tRNA ligase subunit beta, which yields MAKAKVKAKAKVKAKAKARVKAKPKPKEKELVFEIGTEEIPSVYMADALRDFQGVADRLLRQARLGFGRIRTLGTPRRLTLHVEALADKQADEVREVVGPPKSAAYDAEGKPTKAGLGFARAQGIPVEQLEIRATERGDYVVARKKEKGLKTTEVLSSLLPNIITSLTFPKSMRWGDLSIRFVRPIRWLLALYGGKVVEFEIDGIRSGGVTFGHRFLAPQPIQVRTFQEYLKKLEKAFVIVDQDRRREQVRQLVVKAARQVRGEPLIDPDLLEQVTHLVEYPTLVRGGFPDEYLSLPREVIITPMRKHQRYFPVVDKRGKLLPYFVAVSNMKTRDMDMVAQGNERVLRARLADADFYYKEDQKKLPLEKLVPRLGHILFQERLGSLLDKTKRIAEIAGFMAKSVDPAAEESARRAASLCKADLATGMIREFTELQGVMGRHYAEISGEKAEVAVGIEEHYLPRYAGDTLPRTKTGALVGVADRIDSIAGCFGIGLIPTGSEDPYALRRAALGLILILVGQELSVPLTPLIQKALELLKDRISRPRDEVLKDILTFLRVRCEGIMTDRGIPPDVAAAVLLVGFDDIPRAFRRAQALTKAKQDAEFASLAIAFKRVANILPPGFAREVEESRFQEEAERVLHREVKALQGEVAPLIERGEYKEALKRIATLRPAVDRFFNDVLVMAKDAALRDNRLALLAETASLFSRIADFRQIAVAG from the coding sequence ATGGCGAAGGCAAAGGTAAAAGCGAAGGCAAAGGTAAAAGCGAAGGCAAAGGCGAGGGTGAAAGCGAAGCCTAAGCCGAAGGAAAAGGAACTCGTTTTCGAGATCGGGACCGAGGAGATCCCCTCGGTCTACATGGCCGATGCCCTCCGGGATTTTCAGGGGGTCGCTGATCGGCTCCTCCGCCAGGCACGCCTGGGTTTCGGACGCATTCGAACCCTGGGGACGCCAAGGCGTCTCACCCTTCACGTGGAGGCATTGGCAGACAAGCAGGCGGATGAGGTCCGAGAAGTCGTCGGCCCGCCGAAGTCGGCGGCTTATGATGCAGAAGGCAAGCCGACGAAGGCCGGGCTCGGTTTCGCCCGAGCGCAGGGGATCCCCGTCGAGCAATTGGAAATTCGGGCGACAGAGCGCGGGGACTATGTCGTTGCGAGGAAAAAGGAGAAGGGATTAAAGACGACCGAGGTTCTCTCCTCTCTCCTCCCCAATATCATTACCTCGCTGACATTTCCCAAGAGTATGCGGTGGGGTGATTTATCCATCCGCTTCGTTCGTCCGATCCGATGGCTCCTTGCCCTGTACGGGGGAAAAGTGGTGGAGTTTGAGATCGACGGGATCCGGAGTGGTGGAGTAACATTTGGCCACCGCTTTCTCGCACCACAGCCGATCCAAGTCCGCACCTTCCAAGAATATCTGAAGAAGCTGGAGAAGGCGTTCGTCATTGTGGATCAGGACCGACGGCGTGAGCAGGTGAGACAGCTTGTTGTTAAAGCCGCGCGGCAGGTCCGTGGTGAACCCCTCATCGATCCCGACTTGTTGGAGCAGGTCACCCATCTGGTCGAGTATCCCACGCTCGTCCGGGGTGGATTTCCTGATGAGTATCTCAGCCTCCCTCGTGAGGTGATTATCACTCCGATGCGAAAGCACCAACGCTACTTCCCCGTAGTGGACAAGAGGGGGAAACTGCTCCCGTACTTCGTCGCCGTCTCCAATATGAAGACCCGAGACATGGACATGGTTGCTCAGGGAAACGAGCGGGTTCTCCGAGCGCGACTGGCGGATGCCGACTTCTATTACAAAGAGGATCAGAAAAAGCTTCCCCTCGAGAAGTTGGTCCCCCGCCTCGGCCACATCCTCTTTCAGGAACGACTCGGAAGCCTCTTGGACAAGACGAAACGGATTGCGGAGATCGCCGGTTTCATGGCCAAGTCGGTCGACCCCGCAGCGGAAGAGAGTGCTCGCCGGGCTGCTTCCCTCTGCAAGGCGGATCTGGCGACCGGAATGATCCGGGAGTTCACTGAGCTGCAGGGGGTCATGGGGCGCCACTATGCCGAAATCAGCGGGGAAAAGGCGGAGGTCGCTGTCGGAATCGAGGAGCACTATCTCCCCCGGTACGCGGGGGATACCCTCCCCCGGACAAAGACAGGCGCCCTGGTCGGGGTGGCTGACCGGATCGACAGTATCGCCGGATGTTTCGGTATCGGCCTGATCCCTACCGGCTCCGAAGACCCCTATGCACTGCGCCGGGCGGCCCTGGGCCTCATCCTCATCCTGGTAGGGCAAGAGCTTTCTGTCCCGCTCACGCCCCTGATCCAAAAGGCCCTGGAACTCCTGAAGGACCGGATCAGCCGTCCTCGAGACGAGGTCTTGAAGGACATCCTGACGTTCCTCCGTGTCCGATGCGAGGGGATCATGACCGATCGGGGGATTCCCCCCGATGTGGCGGCGGCGGTGCTGTTGGTCGGCTTTGATGATATCCCCCGGGCGTTTCGGCGGGCCCAGGCCTTGACCAAGGCGAAGCAGGATGCAGAGTTTGCCTCCCTGGCCATCGCCTTCAAGCGAGTGGCGAATATTCTCCCGCCGGGCTTTGCGCGGGAGGTCGAGGAGAGCAGGTTTCAGGAGGAGGCAGAAAGAGTGCTTCACCGGGAGGTGAAGGCCTTGCAAGGGGAGGTGGCACCCTTGATCGAACGCGGGGAGTACAAAGAGGCCCTCAAGCGGATTGCCACCCTTCGGCCCGCGGTGGACCGGTTCTTTAATGATGTCTTAGTGATGGCCAAGGACGCAGCGCTCAGGGACAATCGCCTGGCCCTTCTTGCCGAGACCGCCAGCCTTTTCAGCCGGATTGCCGACTTTCGCCAGATCGCCGTTGCCGGCTAG
- the recO gene encoding DNA repair protein RecO yields MGLKSSEAVVIGGHNLGEADRIVVFYVRRYGKVRAVAAGARRIRSRFGGSLELCTYGHLVYFERANSDLHRLNEFALREPFHALRRSLELLTAASEVAELAGVAGVEGEGSEELFVLIVGTLRGLNTGIDPSHILRAFEIRLLKTLGYLPELGRCVRCREGLPEGVQSFGLNEGGLLCPACRAEAIETMPVSPEALGFLRMALRREMGLSRASLHSGAAEELRSLLQTFLEFKLGRRIRSARFLAGITGFSLDTSSSRSVS; encoded by the coding sequence ATGGGGCTTAAATCCAGTGAAGCCGTTGTTATCGGAGGCCACAATCTCGGCGAGGCGGACCGGATCGTCGTCTTTTACGTGCGGCGCTACGGCAAGGTCCGGGCGGTGGCCGCAGGCGCGAGGCGGATTCGGAGTCGATTCGGTGGAAGCCTCGAGCTGTGTACGTATGGCCACCTGGTCTATTTCGAGCGCGCAAACTCCGATCTGCATCGCCTGAACGAATTTGCCCTCCGGGAACCCTTCCATGCGCTCCGGCGATCCCTGGAGCTGTTGACGGCGGCCTCCGAGGTGGCCGAACTGGCCGGAGTCGCCGGAGTCGAGGGGGAGGGAAGCGAAGAGCTCTTCGTCCTGATCGTCGGGACCCTCCGGGGACTCAATACCGGCATAGATCCCTCCCACATCCTTCGGGCCTTCGAGATCAGACTCCTGAAGACCCTCGGCTATCTTCCCGAGCTGGGGAGGTGTGTCCGGTGTCGGGAAGGACTCCCCGAAGGGGTCCAGAGTTTTGGCCTCAATGAGGGGGGTCTCCTCTGCCCCGCCTGCCGTGCGGAGGCCATTGAGACCATGCCTGTCTCACCGGAGGCGTTGGGATTCCTCCGCATGGCCCTGCGGAGGGAGATGGGCTTGAGCCGGGCGAGCCTGCACTCGGGTGCCGCTGAGGAGCTGAGGTCCCTACTTCAGACCTTCCTGGAGTTCAAGCTCGGGCGCAGGATCCGCTCCGCCCGCTTCCTCGCAGGGATTACCGGCTTTTCCCTTGACACTTCATCCTCCCGTTCAGTAAGCTGA